Below is a genomic region from Streptomyces ferrugineus.
GTACGGGCTCTGCCGGAACTGCGGAAGCCCGGTGGCCGGGACGATGTCCTCCATGTCGTCCCGGAACCCGGCGTACAGGTTGTTGTGCAGAACGAGCCGGGCGGTGCCGCCCTCGGTGTACAGGCCGCCGTCGATGTGGTGGTAGGCGCCGGGCTCGACGAAGCTCGGGCCGCCGATGAAGGGGTCGCCGAACGGCTTGTCGAGATTGCCCTCGACGAGCCGGTACGGGCCCGCGACCCCGCCTTCGCTCCGCAGCATGAACGAGCCCACCAGGCGGGAGTGATCGCCCATGCAGGCCACGATGTACCAGCGGCCCCGGAAGTGGTGCAGCTCCGGCGCCCAGACCTCACCGCGCTTGCCGAACCGGTCGTCGTACCAGTACTGCTGCCAGGGCGCGACCACCGTGCGTCCGGGCCGGTTCTCCGACGCGAACTCGGGCGACCAGACCTTGCCCTTCTCGGCGTCCGGACGGATCCGGGACGTGTCGGCAAGGCGCCAGGGGCCGCCGAGGGAGGGGGCCAGCCAGACGAAGATGCCGTCGTTCCACGGGGCGGCCGCGTCGAGGCCGGGTACGCGGGTGGTGCCGGTGGCGACGTAGAGAGGTCTGCCGTCGACCTGGAAGCAGTTGACGTAGGTGTCCCGCATCCACACCGAGCCGCGTTCCCTGTCGCGCGGGCGCAACTCCAGCGGCAGCACGAAGGAGTTGTCCCGCCGCGGCCACAGGTCCGGGCGGGCGTCCGCCGTGCCGTAGGGCTCGGCGTCCGGCCAGTTCGGGGGGAACCGCCGCGGCGCGGCATCCTGGGCGGACCCCGCGGTCGCGGTCGCGCTCGCGGACAGGGCCAATGCGGTCCCCAGTCCGGCCGCACCGGCCAGCAGTGACCTTCGGGGCAGAGCGTGCGCGGTCATGATTCGCGGTCTCCTTCGTCGTCCGGCGTTCCGGTGCCGAGGGTCAGCAGTTCCACGGGCCGGCCCCGCCCGCGCCAGGCGAGCGGAGCGCCGCCGATCACGACGGCGCCCTCGGCGACCAGCTTCGTGACCTCGTCGTACACGGTCGTTCTGGACAGTCCGCTGAGGTTCTGCAGCCCCCTCCGGCTGAGTGGGCCGTGCCGTCGCAGCAGTTCGAGGAGCTGTGCCTGGTGCCGCCGGCCGGTGCCGGTATGAGTGCCGTTCCTGTCAGGCATGCGGCACAGCATGAGAAGGCGCCGCCTTTTCCGTCAACAGCCCGAACAAATAATCCGGATTACTCTGCCGCACACGTGCTGGCACATCCGTTGCGCCACTCGGCCTCCGACTCGACGGCGATGAATTCTGTCGGACTGTTGACGGAAAATTCGGGCCTCCCTACCTTGACCGGCATGCAGATGCCCACCGGAGTGCATGCGCTGGTCAGACGGACCCATGAGGACCGTGTCCTGCGTGCGCTGCAAGAGAACGGCGCCATGAGCCGCGGCGAGATCGCCCGGGTCGTGGGCCTGTCCCGCACCACGCTGTCCGACATCGTCGGCAGCCTGCTGCAGCGAGGCGCCATCGTCGTCATGGACACCGATGCCGCCAGGCGGGCGGGCAGCGGCCGGCCCGCCGAGCGGCTCACGCTCGACCCGGCCTCCGCGCAGTACATGGGCGTCGACTTCGGGCACCGGCGCGTGCATGTCGTCGTCGCCGACGCGTCGCACGAGATCATGCTCTCCGGTTCGGTCCGCTACGAGGACTCGGCGTCCTGGCCGGTCCGCACGGAACTCGCCCTGTCACTGCTGGCCCGGCTGAGCGCCGAGGGCGGCGTCCATTACGGAGCGCTGCAGGGCATCGGCATCGGGGTGCCGGGTCCGTACCCGGCACCCGAGGGGGCGCCGTGGCCCCGTGCCACCGCGGGCGCCACCGTGCTGCGTCCGGCGCCCGAGAACGTGGACGTCGCCTTCGCCGAACGCTTCGGCGCGCCCGTGATCGTCGACAACAACACCCGGCTCGCCGCGCTGGCCGAGGCCATCAGCGGCCCGGAGAGCGTCGCCGACCTGGTGTACGTACGTCTCTCCGACGGCGTCGGCGGGGGGCTCGTGGTCGGCGGC
It encodes:
- a CDS encoding family 43 glycosylhydrolase → MTAHALPRRSLLAGAAGLGTALALSASATATAGSAQDAAPRRFPPNWPDAEPYGTADARPDLWPRRDNSFVLPLELRPRDRERGSVWMRDTYVNCFQVDGRPLYVATGTTRVPGLDAAAPWNDGIFVWLAPSLGGPWRLADTSRIRPDAEKGKVWSPEFASENRPGRTVVAPWQQYWYDDRFGKRGEVWAPELHHFRGRWYIVACMGDHSRLVGSFMLRSEGGVAGPYRLVEGNLDKPFGDPFIGGPSFVEPGAYHHIDGGLYTEGGTARLVLHNNLYAGFRDDMEDIVPATGLPQFRQSPYSPEPYLEGAHVFKYQGRYYLVHAAWDRTSTKPDGGTRHAYDPPGPGRVQYQYNAVAAVSDRFEGPYSQRWTAGVGAGHNNFFTDHRGRPWATFFRNPNFGYWADPSRVAEAAVPGVVRLEWTGPQGGRLYVSRRGRGAVGEGGR
- a CDS encoding helix-turn-helix domain-containing protein, which gives rise to MPDRNGTHTGTGRRHQAQLLELLRRHGPLSRRGLQNLSGLSRTTVYDEVTKLVAEGAVVIGGAPLAWRGRGRPVELLTLGTGTPDDEGDRES
- a CDS encoding ROK family transcriptional regulator, with amino-acid sequence MQMPTGVHALVRRTHEDRVLRALQENGAMSRGEIARVVGLSRTTLSDIVGSLLQRGAIVVMDTDAARRAGSGRPAERLTLDPASAQYMGVDFGHRRVHVVVADASHEIMLSGSVRYEDSASWPVRTELALSLLARLSAEGGVHYGALQGIGIGVPGPYPAPEGAPWPRATAGATVLRPAPENVDVAFAERFGAPVIVDNNTRLAALAEAISGPESVADLVYVRLSDGVGGGLVVGGQLVTGSGGLAGELGHVTVEPAGRPCRCGKRGCLETVASVPGILATCWEFGLPLEDLDALAAAVDRAHPVVDRVLREAAAAIGRVVGAATMTLDPAKVVIGGEITRIAPVIVEQAAATLAGELFPTASAGPVVEAARLSDEDGALGALAAVFHSSPLIAKYPETAEVKGRTDARVSTTERAGHART